One window from the genome of Rhinolophus ferrumequinum isolate MPI-CBG mRhiFer1 chromosome 22, mRhiFer1_v1.p, whole genome shotgun sequence encodes:
- the LRRC71 gene encoding leucine-rich repeat-containing protein 71 isoform X6: MSGEGSAPGTSPRAPRPATQKTSSTVSKKGDRGAKEKPAIVLPQVGEEEPKNPEEYQCTGSLETDFAELCKLSGYTDFPKVVTRPRPHPNFVLSTSLSEKPTVDDQRLSGSCSLNSVESKYVYFRPTVQVELDSEDKSVKEIYIRGWKVEERILGIFSKCLPPLSQLQAINLWKVGLTEKTLDTFIALLPLCSPTLRKVSLEGNPLPEQPYHKLMTLDSPVVHLSLRNNNIDDRGAQLLGRALSTLHSCNRTLVSLNLSFNHIGDEGAGYIANGLRLNRSLLWLSLAHNRIQDKGALKLAEVLRPFELDHREVVERRRLLLAKGVQERSRSPSRSRHGDSKTDREKNQLPALSSVTLDKTEKMQAAKAAKGLGKKKEKPGEVVKKEEKLGSGPSPIQGTPKKEDPAKAGKGKVTIPEQKVTKGKGSKTGSKEKRNTLLDSEQLAAEATEMLSPLLEPVEHRHGKVFMAGNKVLLYLNLVRNRITEVGLEGFLSTVQCQAHLLKSKSASKGPVGLLRLCLAVSPRRPWRGSAAHFSPSPHHLSSHSAFCPSRDTPIAGPGVSCQLAVPSSEKPLLAAMSCIHHDPGADAAKGPHKQGQGQGGGGPGAPHLARPSCGPRRPCG; the protein is encoded by the exons ATGTCGGGAGAAGGGAGCGCACCGGGGACGTCGCCCAGGGCCCCGCGTCCCGCGACCCAGAAGACGTCTAGCACAGTGAGCAAGAAGGGGGATCGCGGAGCCAAGGAGAAGCCGGCGATCGTCCTGCCGCAGGTGGGCGAGGAGGAGCCCAAAAACCCTG AGGAGTACCAGTGCACCGGCTCCCTGGAGACCGACTTCGCTGAGCTCTGCAAGCTCTCGGGGTACACGGACTTCCCCAAAGTTGTCACCCGGCCCCGCCCGCACCCTAACTTCGTCCTGTCCACGTCTCTGTCGGAAAAGCCCACGGTAG ACGACCAGCGGCTGTCGGGGTCCTGCAGCCTCAACAGCGTGGAGAGCAAATACGTGTACTTCCGTCCCACAGTCCAGGTGGAGCTGGATTCAGAGGACAAGTCGGTGAAGGAAATCTACATCCGCG GCTGGAAGGTTGAGGAGCGGATCCTGGGCATCTTCTCTAAATGTCTGCCCCCGCTCAGCCAGCTGCAGGCCATCAA CTTGTGGAAGGTGGGGCTGACTGAGAAGACCCTGGACACCTTCATCGCCCTTCTACCTCTCTGCTCACCCACGCTCAG GAAGGTCTCTCTGGAGGGGAACCCACTGCCGGAGCAGCCGTATCACAAGCTAATGACACTGGACAGCCC GGTCGTGCACTTGTCTCTGCGGAACAACAACATCGATGACCGCGGGGCGCAGCTTCTGGGCCGGGCTCTGTCGACGCTGCACAGCTGCAACCGGACCCTGGTCTCGCTCAATCTGAGCTTTAACCACATCGGGGACGAGGGCGCGGGCTACATCGCCAAT GGCCTCCGGCTGAACCGCTCCCTGCTCTGGCTGTCCCTGGCCCACAACCGCATCCAGGACAAGGGCGCCCTGAAGCTGGCCGAG GTCCTGCGGCCCTTCGAGCTGGATCATCGCGAGGTGGTGGAGCGCCGGCGCCTCCTGCTGGCGAAGGGGGTGCAGGAGCGCTCGCGCTCG CCCTCCCGCTCTCGGCATGGGGACTCCAAAACGGACCGTGAGAAGAACCAGCTGCCGGCGCTCAGTTCTGTCACCCTGGATAAGACAGAGAAGATGCAGGCAGCGAAGGCCGCTAAGGGCCTGGGCAAGAAGAAGGAGAAGCCAGGG GAAGTggtgaagaaggaggagaagttGGGGTCTGGGCCGTCACCCATACAAGGAACCCCGAAGAAGGAAGACCCCGCAAAGGCAGGCAAGGGGA AGGTAACCATCCCTGAGCAGAAAGTGACCAAGGGGAAAGGGTCCAAGACGGGGAGCAAGGAGAAACGCAACACCCTCCTGGACTCAGAG CAGCTGGCTGCTGAAGCTACTGAGATGCTCAGCCCTCTGCTGGAGCCCGTGGAGCACCGCCATGGCAAAGTTTTCATGGCTGGGAACAAGGTCCTCTTGTACCTCAACCTCGTCC GAAACCGCATCAcagaggtggggctggagggcTTCCTCAGCACGGTGCAGTGCCAGGCCCACTTGCTGAAGTCCAAGAGTGCGTCCAAGGGCCCCGTGGGGCTGCTCCGGCTGTGCCTCGCGGTGAGTCCTCGTCGGCCCTGGCGGGGCTCTGCCGCCCACTTCTCTCCATCACCCCACCACCTCAGCAGTCATTCTGCCTTCTGTCCGTCCCGGGACACCCCCATTGCCGGCCCCGGGGTCAGCTGTCAGCTTGCCGTTCCCTCCTCAGAAAAACCTCTTCTCGCTGCCATGTCCTGCATACACCACGATCCAGGAGCTGATGCTGCCAAGGGACCCCATAAGCAAGGCCaaggccagggaggaggaggcCCTGGCGCCCCCCATCTAGCCCGTCCCTCCTGCGGCCCCCGGAGGCCCTGCGGCTGA
- the LRRC71 gene encoding leucine-rich repeat-containing protein 71 isoform X10, with the protein MSGEGSAPGTSPRAPRPATQKTSSTVSKKGDRGAKEKPAIVLPQVGEEEPKNPEEYQCTGSLETDFAELCKLSGYTDFPKVVTRPRPHPNFVLSTSLSEKPTVDDQRLSGSCSLNSVESKYVYFRPTVQVELDSEDKSVKEIYIRGWKVEERILGIFSKCLPPLSQLQAINLWKVGLTEKTLDTFIALLPLCSPTLRKVSLEGNPLPEQPYHKLMTLDSPVVHLSLRNNNIDDRGAQLLGRALSTLHSCNRTLVSLNLSFNHIGDEGAGYIANGLRLNRSLLWLSLAHNRIQDKGALKLAEVLRPFELDHREVVERRRLLLAKGVQERSRSPSRSRHGDSKTDREKNQLPALSSVTLDKTEKMQAAKAAKGLGKKKEKPGEVVKKEEKLGSGPSPIQGTPKKEDPAKAGKGKVTIPEQKVTKGKGSKTGSKEKRNTLLDSELAAEATEMLSPLLEPVEHRHGKVFMAGNKVLLYLNLVRNRITEVGLEGFLSTVQCQAHLLKSKSASKGPVGLLRLCLAKNLFSLPCPAYTTIQELMLPRDPISKAKAREEEALAPPI; encoded by the exons ATGTCGGGAGAAGGGAGCGCACCGGGGACGTCGCCCAGGGCCCCGCGTCCCGCGACCCAGAAGACGTCTAGCACAGTGAGCAAGAAGGGGGATCGCGGAGCCAAGGAGAAGCCGGCGATCGTCCTGCCGCAGGTGGGCGAGGAGGAGCCCAAAAACCCTG AGGAGTACCAGTGCACCGGCTCCCTGGAGACCGACTTCGCTGAGCTCTGCAAGCTCTCGGGGTACACGGACTTCCCCAAAGTTGTCACCCGGCCCCGCCCGCACCCTAACTTCGTCCTGTCCACGTCTCTGTCGGAAAAGCCCACGGTAG ACGACCAGCGGCTGTCGGGGTCCTGCAGCCTCAACAGCGTGGAGAGCAAATACGTGTACTTCCGTCCCACAGTCCAGGTGGAGCTGGATTCAGAGGACAAGTCGGTGAAGGAAATCTACATCCGCG GCTGGAAGGTTGAGGAGCGGATCCTGGGCATCTTCTCTAAATGTCTGCCCCCGCTCAGCCAGCTGCAGGCCATCAA CTTGTGGAAGGTGGGGCTGACTGAGAAGACCCTGGACACCTTCATCGCCCTTCTACCTCTCTGCTCACCCACGCTCAG GAAGGTCTCTCTGGAGGGGAACCCACTGCCGGAGCAGCCGTATCACAAGCTAATGACACTGGACAGCCC GGTCGTGCACTTGTCTCTGCGGAACAACAACATCGATGACCGCGGGGCGCAGCTTCTGGGCCGGGCTCTGTCGACGCTGCACAGCTGCAACCGGACCCTGGTCTCGCTCAATCTGAGCTTTAACCACATCGGGGACGAGGGCGCGGGCTACATCGCCAAT GGCCTCCGGCTGAACCGCTCCCTGCTCTGGCTGTCCCTGGCCCACAACCGCATCCAGGACAAGGGCGCCCTGAAGCTGGCCGAG GTCCTGCGGCCCTTCGAGCTGGATCATCGCGAGGTGGTGGAGCGCCGGCGCCTCCTGCTGGCGAAGGGGGTGCAGGAGCGCTCGCGCTCG CCCTCCCGCTCTCGGCATGGGGACTCCAAAACGGACCGTGAGAAGAACCAGCTGCCGGCGCTCAGTTCTGTCACCCTGGATAAGACAGAGAAGATGCAGGCAGCGAAGGCCGCTAAGGGCCTGGGCAAGAAGAAGGAGAAGCCAGGG GAAGTggtgaagaaggaggagaagttGGGGTCTGGGCCGTCACCCATACAAGGAACCCCGAAGAAGGAAGACCCCGCAAAGGCAGGCAAGGGGA AGGTAACCATCCCTGAGCAGAAAGTGACCAAGGGGAAAGGGTCCAAGACGGGGAGCAAGGAGAAACGCAACACCCTCCTGGACTCAGAG CTGGCTGCTGAAGCTACTGAGATGCTCAGCCCTCTGCTGGAGCCCGTGGAGCACCGCCATGGCAAAGTTTTCATGGCTGGGAACAAGGTCCTCTTGTACCTCAACCTCGTCC GAAACCGCATCAcagaggtggggctggagggcTTCCTCAGCACGGTGCAGTGCCAGGCCCACTTGCTGAAGTCCAAGAGTGCGTCCAAGGGCCCCGTGGGGCTGCTCCGGCTGTGCCTCGCG AAAAACCTCTTCTCGCTGCCATGTCCTGCATACACCACGATCCAGGAGCTGATGCTGCCAAGGGACCCCATAAGCAAGGCCaaggccagggaggaggaggcCCTGGCGCCCCCCATCTAG
- the LRRC71 gene encoding leucine-rich repeat-containing protein 71 isoform X5, translating to MSGEGSAPGTSPRAPRPATQKTSSTVSKKGDRGAKEKPAIVLPQVGEEEPKNPEEYQCTGSLETDFAELCKLSGYTDFPKVVTRPRPHPNFVLSTSLSEKPTVDDQRLSGSCSLNSVESKYVYFRPTVQVELDSEDKSVKEIYIRGWKVEERILGIFSKCLPPLSQLQAINSLWKVGLTEKTLDTFIALLPLCSPTLRKVSLEGNPLPEQPYHKLMTLDSPVVHLSLRNNNIDDRGAQLLGRALSTLHSCNRTLVSLNLSFNHIGDEGAGYIANGLRLNRSLLWLSLAHNRIQDKGALKLAEVLRPFELDHREVVERRRLLLAKGVQERSRSPSRSRHGDSKTDREKNQLPALSSVTLDKTEKMQAAKAAKGLGKKKEKPGEVVKKEEKLGSGPSPIQGTPKKEDPAKAGKGKVTIPEQKVTKGKGSKTGSKEKRNTLLDSEQLAAEATEMLSPLLEPVEHRHGKVFMAGNKVLLYLNLVRNRITEVGLEGFLSTVQCQAHLLKSKSASKGPVGLLRLCLAVSPRRPWRGSAAHFSPSPHHLSSHSAFCPSRDTPIAGPGVSCQLAVPSSEKPLLAAMSCIHHDPGADAAKGPHKQGQGQGGGGPGAPHLARPSCGPRRPCG from the exons ATGTCGGGAGAAGGGAGCGCACCGGGGACGTCGCCCAGGGCCCCGCGTCCCGCGACCCAGAAGACGTCTAGCACAGTGAGCAAGAAGGGGGATCGCGGAGCCAAGGAGAAGCCGGCGATCGTCCTGCCGCAGGTGGGCGAGGAGGAGCCCAAAAACCCTG AGGAGTACCAGTGCACCGGCTCCCTGGAGACCGACTTCGCTGAGCTCTGCAAGCTCTCGGGGTACACGGACTTCCCCAAAGTTGTCACCCGGCCCCGCCCGCACCCTAACTTCGTCCTGTCCACGTCTCTGTCGGAAAAGCCCACGGTAG ACGACCAGCGGCTGTCGGGGTCCTGCAGCCTCAACAGCGTGGAGAGCAAATACGTGTACTTCCGTCCCACAGTCCAGGTGGAGCTGGATTCAGAGGACAAGTCGGTGAAGGAAATCTACATCCGCG GCTGGAAGGTTGAGGAGCGGATCCTGGGCATCTTCTCTAAATGTCTGCCCCCGCTCAGCCAGCTGCAGGCCATCAA CAGCTTGTGGAAGGTGGGGCTGACTGAGAAGACCCTGGACACCTTCATCGCCCTTCTACCTCTCTGCTCACCCACGCTCAG GAAGGTCTCTCTGGAGGGGAACCCACTGCCGGAGCAGCCGTATCACAAGCTAATGACACTGGACAGCCC GGTCGTGCACTTGTCTCTGCGGAACAACAACATCGATGACCGCGGGGCGCAGCTTCTGGGCCGGGCTCTGTCGACGCTGCACAGCTGCAACCGGACCCTGGTCTCGCTCAATCTGAGCTTTAACCACATCGGGGACGAGGGCGCGGGCTACATCGCCAAT GGCCTCCGGCTGAACCGCTCCCTGCTCTGGCTGTCCCTGGCCCACAACCGCATCCAGGACAAGGGCGCCCTGAAGCTGGCCGAG GTCCTGCGGCCCTTCGAGCTGGATCATCGCGAGGTGGTGGAGCGCCGGCGCCTCCTGCTGGCGAAGGGGGTGCAGGAGCGCTCGCGCTCG CCCTCCCGCTCTCGGCATGGGGACTCCAAAACGGACCGTGAGAAGAACCAGCTGCCGGCGCTCAGTTCTGTCACCCTGGATAAGACAGAGAAGATGCAGGCAGCGAAGGCCGCTAAGGGCCTGGGCAAGAAGAAGGAGAAGCCAGGG GAAGTggtgaagaaggaggagaagttGGGGTCTGGGCCGTCACCCATACAAGGAACCCCGAAGAAGGAAGACCCCGCAAAGGCAGGCAAGGGGA AGGTAACCATCCCTGAGCAGAAAGTGACCAAGGGGAAAGGGTCCAAGACGGGGAGCAAGGAGAAACGCAACACCCTCCTGGACTCAGAG CAGCTGGCTGCTGAAGCTACTGAGATGCTCAGCCCTCTGCTGGAGCCCGTGGAGCACCGCCATGGCAAAGTTTTCATGGCTGGGAACAAGGTCCTCTTGTACCTCAACCTCGTCC GAAACCGCATCAcagaggtggggctggagggcTTCCTCAGCACGGTGCAGTGCCAGGCCCACTTGCTGAAGTCCAAGAGTGCGTCCAAGGGCCCCGTGGGGCTGCTCCGGCTGTGCCTCGCGGTGAGTCCTCGTCGGCCCTGGCGGGGCTCTGCCGCCCACTTCTCTCCATCACCCCACCACCTCAGCAGTCATTCTGCCTTCTGTCCGTCCCGGGACACCCCCATTGCCGGCCCCGGGGTCAGCTGTCAGCTTGCCGTTCCCTCCTCAGAAAAACCTCTTCTCGCTGCCATGTCCTGCATACACCACGATCCAGGAGCTGATGCTGCCAAGGGACCCCATAAGCAAGGCCaaggccagggaggaggaggcCCTGGCGCCCCCCATCTAGCCCGTCCCTCCTGCGGCCCCCGGAGGCCCTGCGGCTGA
- the LRRC71 gene encoding leucine-rich repeat-containing protein 71 isoform X8 produces the protein MSGEGSAPGTSPRAPRPATQKTSSTVSKKGDRGAKEKPAIVLPQVGEEEPKNPEEYQCTGSLETDFAELCKLSGYTDFPKVVTRPRPHPNFVLSTSLSEKPTVDDQRLSGSCSLNSVESKYVYFRPTVQVELDSEDKSVKEIYIRGWKVEERILGIFSKCLPPLSQLQAINSLWKVGLTEKTLDTFIALLPLCSPTLRKVSLEGNPLPEQPYHKLMTLDSPVVHLSLRNNNIDDRGAQLLGRALSTLHSCNRTLVSLNLSFNHIGDEGAGYIANGLRLNRSLLWLSLAHNRIQDKGALKLAEVLRPFELDHREVVERRRLLLAKGVQERSRSPSRSRHGDSKTDREKNQLPALSSVTLDKTEKMQAAKAAKGLGKKKEKPGEVVKKEEKLGSGPSPIQGTPKKEDPAKAGKGKVTIPEQKVTKGKGSKTGSKEKRNTLLDSEQLAAEATEMLSPLLEPVEHRHGKVFMAGNKVLLYLNLVRNRITEVGLEGFLSTVQCQAHLLKSKSASKGPVGLLRLCLAKNLFSLPCPAYTTIQELMLPRDPISKAKAREEEALAPPI, from the exons ATGTCGGGAGAAGGGAGCGCACCGGGGACGTCGCCCAGGGCCCCGCGTCCCGCGACCCAGAAGACGTCTAGCACAGTGAGCAAGAAGGGGGATCGCGGAGCCAAGGAGAAGCCGGCGATCGTCCTGCCGCAGGTGGGCGAGGAGGAGCCCAAAAACCCTG AGGAGTACCAGTGCACCGGCTCCCTGGAGACCGACTTCGCTGAGCTCTGCAAGCTCTCGGGGTACACGGACTTCCCCAAAGTTGTCACCCGGCCCCGCCCGCACCCTAACTTCGTCCTGTCCACGTCTCTGTCGGAAAAGCCCACGGTAG ACGACCAGCGGCTGTCGGGGTCCTGCAGCCTCAACAGCGTGGAGAGCAAATACGTGTACTTCCGTCCCACAGTCCAGGTGGAGCTGGATTCAGAGGACAAGTCGGTGAAGGAAATCTACATCCGCG GCTGGAAGGTTGAGGAGCGGATCCTGGGCATCTTCTCTAAATGTCTGCCCCCGCTCAGCCAGCTGCAGGCCATCAA CAGCTTGTGGAAGGTGGGGCTGACTGAGAAGACCCTGGACACCTTCATCGCCCTTCTACCTCTCTGCTCACCCACGCTCAG GAAGGTCTCTCTGGAGGGGAACCCACTGCCGGAGCAGCCGTATCACAAGCTAATGACACTGGACAGCCC GGTCGTGCACTTGTCTCTGCGGAACAACAACATCGATGACCGCGGGGCGCAGCTTCTGGGCCGGGCTCTGTCGACGCTGCACAGCTGCAACCGGACCCTGGTCTCGCTCAATCTGAGCTTTAACCACATCGGGGACGAGGGCGCGGGCTACATCGCCAAT GGCCTCCGGCTGAACCGCTCCCTGCTCTGGCTGTCCCTGGCCCACAACCGCATCCAGGACAAGGGCGCCCTGAAGCTGGCCGAG GTCCTGCGGCCCTTCGAGCTGGATCATCGCGAGGTGGTGGAGCGCCGGCGCCTCCTGCTGGCGAAGGGGGTGCAGGAGCGCTCGCGCTCG CCCTCCCGCTCTCGGCATGGGGACTCCAAAACGGACCGTGAGAAGAACCAGCTGCCGGCGCTCAGTTCTGTCACCCTGGATAAGACAGAGAAGATGCAGGCAGCGAAGGCCGCTAAGGGCCTGGGCAAGAAGAAGGAGAAGCCAGGG GAAGTggtgaagaaggaggagaagttGGGGTCTGGGCCGTCACCCATACAAGGAACCCCGAAGAAGGAAGACCCCGCAAAGGCAGGCAAGGGGA AGGTAACCATCCCTGAGCAGAAAGTGACCAAGGGGAAAGGGTCCAAGACGGGGAGCAAGGAGAAACGCAACACCCTCCTGGACTCAGAG CAGCTGGCTGCTGAAGCTACTGAGATGCTCAGCCCTCTGCTGGAGCCCGTGGAGCACCGCCATGGCAAAGTTTTCATGGCTGGGAACAAGGTCCTCTTGTACCTCAACCTCGTCC GAAACCGCATCAcagaggtggggctggagggcTTCCTCAGCACGGTGCAGTGCCAGGCCCACTTGCTGAAGTCCAAGAGTGCGTCCAAGGGCCCCGTGGGGCTGCTCCGGCTGTGCCTCGCG AAAAACCTCTTCTCGCTGCCATGTCCTGCATACACCACGATCCAGGAGCTGATGCTGCCAAGGGACCCCATAAGCAAGGCCaaggccagggaggaggaggcCCTGGCGCCCCCCATCTAG
- the LRRC71 gene encoding leucine-rich repeat-containing protein 71 isoform X9: protein MSGEGSAPGTSPRAPRPATQKTSSTVSKKGDRGAKEKPAIVLPQVGEEEPKNPEEYQCTGSLETDFAELCKLSGYTDFPKVVTRPRPHPNFVLSTSLSEKPTVDDQRLSGSCSLNSVESKYVYFRPTVQVELDSEDKSVKEIYIRGWKVEERILGIFSKCLPPLSQLQAINLWKVGLTEKTLDTFIALLPLCSPTLRKVSLEGNPLPEQPYHKLMTLDSPVVHLSLRNNNIDDRGAQLLGRALSTLHSCNRTLVSLNLSFNHIGDEGAGYIANGLRLNRSLLWLSLAHNRIQDKGALKLAEVLRPFELDHREVVERRRLLLAKGVQERSRSPSRSRHGDSKTDREKNQLPALSSVTLDKTEKMQAAKAAKGLGKKKEKPGEVVKKEEKLGSGPSPIQGTPKKEDPAKAGKGKVTIPEQKVTKGKGSKTGSKEKRNTLLDSEQLAAEATEMLSPLLEPVEHRHGKVFMAGNKVLLYLNLVRNRITEVGLEGFLSTVQCQAHLLKSKSASKGPVGLLRLCLAKNLFSLPCPAYTTIQELMLPRDPISKAKAREEEALAPPI from the exons ATGTCGGGAGAAGGGAGCGCACCGGGGACGTCGCCCAGGGCCCCGCGTCCCGCGACCCAGAAGACGTCTAGCACAGTGAGCAAGAAGGGGGATCGCGGAGCCAAGGAGAAGCCGGCGATCGTCCTGCCGCAGGTGGGCGAGGAGGAGCCCAAAAACCCTG AGGAGTACCAGTGCACCGGCTCCCTGGAGACCGACTTCGCTGAGCTCTGCAAGCTCTCGGGGTACACGGACTTCCCCAAAGTTGTCACCCGGCCCCGCCCGCACCCTAACTTCGTCCTGTCCACGTCTCTGTCGGAAAAGCCCACGGTAG ACGACCAGCGGCTGTCGGGGTCCTGCAGCCTCAACAGCGTGGAGAGCAAATACGTGTACTTCCGTCCCACAGTCCAGGTGGAGCTGGATTCAGAGGACAAGTCGGTGAAGGAAATCTACATCCGCG GCTGGAAGGTTGAGGAGCGGATCCTGGGCATCTTCTCTAAATGTCTGCCCCCGCTCAGCCAGCTGCAGGCCATCAA CTTGTGGAAGGTGGGGCTGACTGAGAAGACCCTGGACACCTTCATCGCCCTTCTACCTCTCTGCTCACCCACGCTCAG GAAGGTCTCTCTGGAGGGGAACCCACTGCCGGAGCAGCCGTATCACAAGCTAATGACACTGGACAGCCC GGTCGTGCACTTGTCTCTGCGGAACAACAACATCGATGACCGCGGGGCGCAGCTTCTGGGCCGGGCTCTGTCGACGCTGCACAGCTGCAACCGGACCCTGGTCTCGCTCAATCTGAGCTTTAACCACATCGGGGACGAGGGCGCGGGCTACATCGCCAAT GGCCTCCGGCTGAACCGCTCCCTGCTCTGGCTGTCCCTGGCCCACAACCGCATCCAGGACAAGGGCGCCCTGAAGCTGGCCGAG GTCCTGCGGCCCTTCGAGCTGGATCATCGCGAGGTGGTGGAGCGCCGGCGCCTCCTGCTGGCGAAGGGGGTGCAGGAGCGCTCGCGCTCG CCCTCCCGCTCTCGGCATGGGGACTCCAAAACGGACCGTGAGAAGAACCAGCTGCCGGCGCTCAGTTCTGTCACCCTGGATAAGACAGAGAAGATGCAGGCAGCGAAGGCCGCTAAGGGCCTGGGCAAGAAGAAGGAGAAGCCAGGG GAAGTggtgaagaaggaggagaagttGGGGTCTGGGCCGTCACCCATACAAGGAACCCCGAAGAAGGAAGACCCCGCAAAGGCAGGCAAGGGGA AGGTAACCATCCCTGAGCAGAAAGTGACCAAGGGGAAAGGGTCCAAGACGGGGAGCAAGGAGAAACGCAACACCCTCCTGGACTCAGAG CAGCTGGCTGCTGAAGCTACTGAGATGCTCAGCCCTCTGCTGGAGCCCGTGGAGCACCGCCATGGCAAAGTTTTCATGGCTGGGAACAAGGTCCTCTTGTACCTCAACCTCGTCC GAAACCGCATCAcagaggtggggctggagggcTTCCTCAGCACGGTGCAGTGCCAGGCCCACTTGCTGAAGTCCAAGAGTGCGTCCAAGGGCCCCGTGGGGCTGCTCCGGCTGTGCCTCGCG AAAAACCTCTTCTCGCTGCCATGTCCTGCATACACCACGATCCAGGAGCTGATGCTGCCAAGGGACCCCATAAGCAAGGCCaaggccagggaggaggaggcCCTGGCGCCCCCCATCTAG
- the LRRC71 gene encoding leucine-rich repeat-containing protein 71 isoform X7 gives MSGEGSAPGTSPRAPRPATQKTSSTVSKKGDRGAKEKPAIVLPQVGEEEPKNPEEYQCTGSLETDFAELCKLSGYTDFPKVVTRPRPHPNFVLSTSLSEKPTVDDQRLSGSCSLNSVESKYVYFRPTVQVELDSEDKSVKEIYIRGWKVEERILGIFSKCLPPLSQLQAINSLWKVGLTEKTLDTFIALLPLCSPTLRKVSLEGNPLPEQPYHKLMTLDSPVVHLSLRNNNIDDRGAQLLGRALSTLHSCNRTLVSLNLSFNHIGDEGAGYIANGLRLNRSLLWLSLAHNRIQDKGALKLAEVLRPFELDHREVVERRRLLLAKGVQERSRSPSRSRHGDSKTDREKNQLPALSSVTLDKTEKMQAAKAAKGLGKKKEKPGEVVKKEEKLGSGPSPIQGTPKKEDPAKAGKGKVTIPEQKVTKGKGSKTGSKEKRNTLLDSELAAEATEMLSPLLEPVEHRHGKVFMAGNKVLLYLNLVRNRITEVGLEGFLSTVQCQAHLLKSKSASKGPVGLLRLCLAVSPRRPWRGSAAHFSPSPHHLSSHSAFCPSRDTPIAGPGVSCQLAVPSSEKPLLAAMSCIHHDPGADAAKGPHKQGQGQGGGGPGAPHLARPSCGPRRPCG, from the exons ATGTCGGGAGAAGGGAGCGCACCGGGGACGTCGCCCAGGGCCCCGCGTCCCGCGACCCAGAAGACGTCTAGCACAGTGAGCAAGAAGGGGGATCGCGGAGCCAAGGAGAAGCCGGCGATCGTCCTGCCGCAGGTGGGCGAGGAGGAGCCCAAAAACCCTG AGGAGTACCAGTGCACCGGCTCCCTGGAGACCGACTTCGCTGAGCTCTGCAAGCTCTCGGGGTACACGGACTTCCCCAAAGTTGTCACCCGGCCCCGCCCGCACCCTAACTTCGTCCTGTCCACGTCTCTGTCGGAAAAGCCCACGGTAG ACGACCAGCGGCTGTCGGGGTCCTGCAGCCTCAACAGCGTGGAGAGCAAATACGTGTACTTCCGTCCCACAGTCCAGGTGGAGCTGGATTCAGAGGACAAGTCGGTGAAGGAAATCTACATCCGCG GCTGGAAGGTTGAGGAGCGGATCCTGGGCATCTTCTCTAAATGTCTGCCCCCGCTCAGCCAGCTGCAGGCCATCAA CAGCTTGTGGAAGGTGGGGCTGACTGAGAAGACCCTGGACACCTTCATCGCCCTTCTACCTCTCTGCTCACCCACGCTCAG GAAGGTCTCTCTGGAGGGGAACCCACTGCCGGAGCAGCCGTATCACAAGCTAATGACACTGGACAGCCC GGTCGTGCACTTGTCTCTGCGGAACAACAACATCGATGACCGCGGGGCGCAGCTTCTGGGCCGGGCTCTGTCGACGCTGCACAGCTGCAACCGGACCCTGGTCTCGCTCAATCTGAGCTTTAACCACATCGGGGACGAGGGCGCGGGCTACATCGCCAAT GGCCTCCGGCTGAACCGCTCCCTGCTCTGGCTGTCCCTGGCCCACAACCGCATCCAGGACAAGGGCGCCCTGAAGCTGGCCGAG GTCCTGCGGCCCTTCGAGCTGGATCATCGCGAGGTGGTGGAGCGCCGGCGCCTCCTGCTGGCGAAGGGGGTGCAGGAGCGCTCGCGCTCG CCCTCCCGCTCTCGGCATGGGGACTCCAAAACGGACCGTGAGAAGAACCAGCTGCCGGCGCTCAGTTCTGTCACCCTGGATAAGACAGAGAAGATGCAGGCAGCGAAGGCCGCTAAGGGCCTGGGCAAGAAGAAGGAGAAGCCAGGG GAAGTggtgaagaaggaggagaagttGGGGTCTGGGCCGTCACCCATACAAGGAACCCCGAAGAAGGAAGACCCCGCAAAGGCAGGCAAGGGGA AGGTAACCATCCCTGAGCAGAAAGTGACCAAGGGGAAAGGGTCCAAGACGGGGAGCAAGGAGAAACGCAACACCCTCCTGGACTCAGAG CTGGCTGCTGAAGCTACTGAGATGCTCAGCCCTCTGCTGGAGCCCGTGGAGCACCGCCATGGCAAAGTTTTCATGGCTGGGAACAAGGTCCTCTTGTACCTCAACCTCGTCC GAAACCGCATCAcagaggtggggctggagggcTTCCTCAGCACGGTGCAGTGCCAGGCCCACTTGCTGAAGTCCAAGAGTGCGTCCAAGGGCCCCGTGGGGCTGCTCCGGCTGTGCCTCGCGGTGAGTCCTCGTCGGCCCTGGCGGGGCTCTGCCGCCCACTTCTCTCCATCACCCCACCACCTCAGCAGTCATTCTGCCTTCTGTCCGTCCCGGGACACCCCCATTGCCGGCCCCGGGGTCAGCTGTCAGCTTGCCGTTCCCTCCTCAGAAAAACCTCTTCTCGCTGCCATGTCCTGCATACACCACGATCCAGGAGCTGATGCTGCCAAGGGACCCCATAAGCAAGGCCaaggccagggaggaggaggcCCTGGCGCCCCCCATCTAGCCCGTCCCTCCTGCGGCCCCCGGAGGCCCTGCGGCTGA